TCAGCTAACTACGGCGCGATGCTGCTGTTGGCTGTTGTTTCGCTGATGAATGAAGAGGCCATGGGTGGACCAATGGGCTCGTCGTCTTCTGGATACTACACCACTCCGGCGCcttactacaccacgacgTATGCTGCCCCCacctactacaccaccaaagCTCCGAGTACTACACAACGAAGAAGGCCGAGCATTACTCGACATTATATGCTGCCCACAGTTACTAGACCGAGACACCCAAGTACTACACGACCAAAGCGGCTGAGTATTACACTACAGCATCCTATTACACAACAACATACGCTACCCCAatctactacaccgaggctgcCAAATACTACACAACGAAGGCACCGGAGTACTACACAACGACTTACGCTACACCAAGCTACTATGCCGAAGCTCGCAACTATTATGCTGCCCCCAGCTACACCACTACTACAGTTGCCTACTACACGTCAACAGAAGCAGCCATAAATTACGTCGCTGCGACATGCTACACTGAAGCTTCACCGTCTTCCTATACTGAGCCTACgtactacaccgaagctccAAAATATTACTTTGAACCAAGCTTTTACAGCACGGCTGCTCCGTCGTACTATGTGCAATCTACCTACTACACCCCAACTTATGCTGCTCCGTCTTACTATACAAcaaaggctgctgaatactacacaacgaCGTACGCTGCtccagcttactacactgaggccccCAAATATTACTCGGCTCCGAGCTACTACCAGACTGAGGCCCCAAAGTATTACACTACAAAGGCTCCTGAATACACCACAACCTATATGCTGCGCCAAGCTACTAATACAGAAGCCCCaaagtactacaccactaccTATGCTGCTCCAGtctactacaccgaagctccCCAATACTATACTACCACAAAGGCCGCTGAATACTACACTACTGCTGTCCCGGAGTATTACACCAAGAAAGCCGAGTACTACACAACCACTTACGTAGCtccagcttactacactgagccaCCAAAGTACTTTTAGCTAAGATGGTTTTGATAATCAAGCTCGATGATCGGACAActagattttgttttatcgTTTGCAGTCCTCGTTCTAAAATGAATATTTCCCTGCTATATATTTATGTATTCATAGTCGTTGCATATACGAATGTGGACTctccaaaaaaattaaaaaaaaaaataaaaatggtttttatatctttttttttttttgttttgtttaaaaaaaagagggggagggGAATTTCAAATTGCTTTTGGTCAACAGTATTTAAATAATAGAGCATGCGGTCGAATTCTGGAGGCTCTATAATTTTAGCAGGGGTCTTACTAAAATTAGTCGACAATTGGTTTGGTTCTAAAGAGAATATGGAATTCATAGAATGCAACTTTGCTTTAGTAACAAAATGCTTTATAGAGCAAGTAGTTTAACTACTTGCTGTCTTGTCGAGTCCAAACTTAATAAACTACCAAATTTGAGTTTGAATCATATgtaaagcaaaagaaaaaatcaagcaATAACCGCTTGGATTTTAGTTCGAAAAAATTCGAATTGGGGACATCAATCGAAAAGTGTTGTAACATTACCGACTTAATAAAATCAGTTTCACAATTGTGGTCAAACTTcgcacaaaaaaaacgaattctgaaaattgttttttgtgttttgtttgtttttcttctttaacaaGTAACTGTTTAATACATATCTCTGACTAGAACACCAATTCGATGGCTCATTTCAAGCAAGGCTGTCCGATCTTGAACCTTTTTTTATCATATTCCCAATTAAATACCTTCTTAAAAAATCagtagaaataaaacaaatgcagtttttttttctttcagaaaaaaaaaaaaaattttttttttttaattttttaaaaatattttttttaaaaaataacccTAAAAAACACACAGGTTCCAACTGCAGAATCATTTCCGGGAAAAATCAACAGTCAACTCCATAGTcggggggagggggaaaaTATGTTCCACCTGTCTCGATAATGCGCACGTGCTTATTCGCAATGgttgtttttctcttccttttcatATATATAATATTAGACATGATCtgaattaaaaataatgaGAGAAACATAAAGGACAAGGTGTATACAATTTGAAAAACTCAAAAGCTTGGTCTATGATTAAGGAGGGAACACCGCTTCCACGAATGGAGAGGGTTTCTGTGTGCACAGCATGTAATGACATATAAACAGGCccatattattattatttaacaTGAAAATGAACATCCTTTTAAACTGCTCACGTTTGTGAGGGAGTTACAGGGCATAGGGATCttacagaaaaaaaggagaggggATAAGAACCCGGTAGGTCCATGCAGAAGAATCATGCGGCGCCATAGAATCTACAAATGGGGAGGAAAAAACGAATGATATCCAGTTACAAAAATaaacgggggggggggaccaaacaaaacaaatccgGATTCGatctcgaaaaaaaagagacccAACGAGGCACAATTTTTCAAACagttattctattttttttttgggtttttaatatttttttttttttttggggaggggggggggggttttttttttttttttttttttttttttttttttttttttttttcttttttttttcttttttttttttccctttttttttatcacagATCAGAAAGGGATTTCTCGCACGAGCCGTAAGATTTCGGCGTTTCGTGTGTCATTGTCATCAACAGGCAGAAATTTTTTCTTCGCCCTCCATAACGCAGGCGACGTTGGCCAAACGTTGGGCGAGTTGGCAGTTTGCGGCAATAATTTTCCTCCTCCAGATTTTCGAATAGCTGCACGCGATATTTGTTGACGTAGATGTAGAGCTCTTTGAGTGCGGCCACTGTATCAAATTCGCCGATATGCGACATGGACAGCTGCTGCATTTTTGGTTcatagtttggttatttcctGGTCGGGTATCTGAGGCATATCCGACACGTCTTGGTAGAACGTCGATACCATTTCGCGGAATCTATTGGTTGAAAATAGAAGCCGAGATTAataggaattttttttttttttcttttgatttacgCAATAGGTCaatcaattcatttttggTATGTCCTTGGCGAATGAAAAGCAGTTTGTTTAAGGAGTTTGTTTGAAGGCGAGTCTTTGCCCAGGCGGTGCTCGGTGGTGGGAGCACGAATCCATGAACGTTTGTGCGATAACCGACAGGCAGGAGTCAACAGTGTTGGTCTTGTAAATATCGAATACAAAGTCGGGATTCTTGATGAAATTGACCCAGAATCGGAGTGGCAAGCTAAACATTACAGAACCAAAGAATCATTGATTAAATAACTGATATGTCCCGAGCAATGATTTTCAAATATATCGCTATACCTATTGGATTTCCAGGCATGAAGCACTTCGGGATCGGTGATAATGTTTTTTGGGGCCCCTTCGTGGGGGGGGGAAAAGAGCCCCTTGATGGCTGGCGGCACGTGCTCGTCGACCCGGGGGGGAGAGGGGGCCTTGTTGGGGGGGGCCGTGCTCGTCGCTGTCAGAATGGTGCGGAAGAAATCGACGACGTACTTTTTTGATTGTGCCTTTAGTTGAGAGGAGACGCGTGAGGAAAATTTCAGGGATGGCTTTCGGCGTACGGTCCATCTGTCCATTGGGCGACCATTGTTTGCCATTCGACTTGGTGTCGTCCATCGGAGGTCGTACTAAATGAAACGTCTGCAGATGGTTAACTCCATTCTCCGGATCGCCTCCATTATTGCCGTTCTGCAGGATGGCGTGAGTCAAGGTCGAGTTGAAGTGATAAGCGTTGACACCTTTAAAAGCCAAACCAAAAGAAATGGTTGAATTCGAATCGTCTGAATCGATTTGAATGGCAGGGAGGTATGACTTACAGTTGCGATAGGACGATTTGCAATGGCCGTTTGTCATGGTGCAGTTGGTCATTTTGCGTGGCACCAGTGACATGACCGCGATTCTTTGACACCATAATGAGCTAAGGTGTTGAGCTTCTTCCATCCGTTCATGATTTTTGAGGTGGCATCTTCGTCAGACAGGATGACACTGCTACCCGCGCAGCTGTCGCCATTCTGCAACAATCGAATACATATTCAATTAGCAAACATCCAGGTTTCGTGTCGAAAATTATCAACTGCATAAGTTCATACCGAGATCGACTTCGTAAACAGCTGGACGCAGGGAGGAAAGGCGTGTGGCGGTAAAGGGCATCTTGTGAGTATTTTGTGCTTCACTTGACTGATGGTATCGCAATCGAGAACGCGACACTGGATCTTCTCTTCAAGCTCTTCCGGTGCCCAGGGGATCGTCTGTtgacaaatgaaaaaaaagggggggaaaccGAGAAGAAagagtattattattatgttgCATAGAGAGAAACGTACGAAACGGCGACGTAATGATTGATGTCCAAATCGAATAAAGCCCCACTTACATGATACGGCTGATAGGGGATCTTCTCGTAGTGATCCTCTTGAACTAGATGAATCGTCTAGATGGGgttgggtggggggggggggccaaAAGAGAGGATTAGCAACAGTGAAAATCACTATAGAGACGGAACGCAAGACAAACTCACCACAAATGAGTGATCGATCTGCTCGCGGAGGAGCCTCTCTTCCGAGAGCGAGTAGCGAGCGTCGTGCGTAATCGAATCGACGGGTCCCTTCCCCCCCCTGTGTTTTTTGGCTTTTAACAGGAAAAAGATGGGCTTTCCGGCTCGATCTTTGAGGTCTAAAGTGATAGATGGAGAGAGCCATCCAGTTGGAGAGCATCTTTTCGACGACGGACTCGGTGCGACGAAGCATCAGCTGCGGAATCAgctttttttacgttttttccATCAGCCGGAAGAGGAGCGATCGCAACACGCTTGTGGCGTATTCAATATTGCCCATTAGTGTAAACCCCAAGAAGGGGGGCCACGTAAaccaggaaaaaagaaaaaaaaaagaaaacaattgaaatacATAAACATTCCGTGTAGCGAATGAAAGGCTGGGAGACTTACTTGTCGCGGATGCTGAAATCTCTCTGAGACTCGAGCGTCTCGATGAAAGTCAGTAAGAAATGCTTATTGCAAATAAGCTGTTCAAACTGCATCATAGCCGCGTCGTAATTGGTTCTGGCGGGCCGGGAGGGggaccacaaaaaaaaaaaaaaaaaagggggtaaaaaattttaaaagttttGATTGCAATAGCCAAACATTCGGTCCGTCATTCTACGGCTTTGCGTCGAaatatattttcattttttttttttttcttatttttaccTTGGGATCGTTCAGGATGGGATGGTCGTTAACTCCTGGGAAAAACACTTTCATCACGTACGTCTTGTGATCCAGCGTCGGAGTGCCAAGTGAGATTGCAAATCTGCCGTCAAGTCTGTCATACCTGTCTGGAGTTCGGCAAaggctgtaaaaaaaaaaaagaattgggcgaatgggaaaaaaaaagaaaattgttaaTCTAGATATACAGTATACTTAAGACAAcactctctctttttctttatacTATTTATATACGATATAGCCTAACACTTGACTATTTCATatacagtaaaaaaaaacaaacaaagcaaacaaaactagcgtatatatataatatatatatagccttGGAGAATGTGAGAAAAAGGTAGAGAGATCAACGGAATTGTGAGGATGGGGGTGGCTGGATGAGACGGAATGAGAAAGAGCTTTAAGAGATATATAACTGGAAACGGCGGCGCAACAGAGAAGatacaaagtaaaaaaaaaaaaaaaaaaaagaaaaaaagagagagatggCCAAAGAAAGAGGAAGGAAGCTCATCATAACGTCTCCAAGGATGAAAAGGGGACGAAAAGTAAGGATTAAGAAGAAGTAGAGGGGGGTTGCACGGGCTGGTAGGAACGAGGGGAGAGAaactaataaaataaaaaaataaaaaaaaaagagaagaaagaataaatcgaaataaatcaataaaatgaaaaataagaaaataataataaaaaaaagaagccagAAATGAAGCCAAAACCAGGAAGATTGGCGCCACCACCACCAGTGCGTCGCGAGTCCCACgtgcacatttgtgcaaacgCTGTGGAAAACGTCACAGCAAGACGACAAATAAAATCAgggttatatatatataaatatatatatatacagatatatatatatacagatatatatatatatatatatatatatatatagaatatatatatatatagaatatatatataaagaaaaacagtacaaaaaaaaaataaataaataaattacagCCAAATAAATAAAGGAATGTTCAGTATAAAGGGCGGTACCAAGGAGAGGGCGAAAGAAAAGTacgaaaatcaagaaaatcaAACCAACATCAAAACGTGCTACATCTTAAGACAGCGTAACAAAATCAGGCCCACAGAGTGCATCATTGTTTTTTTAGCGGTGATTTAGACAAGATGAGTTTCAATTAAATGGTGTGATTttgtgaagaagaagaagaagaagaagaagaagaagaaaaaaaaaaatttgaactttgacttgaaaaaataaaaatgagggATGTGTTTAGTGTTTAGTGTTTAGTGTTTACCTTGTTTGCATTCGGAGCGGACGTTGCTCTCGAGGGTGTCCATCTGGATCTGAATGCGCTTGTATTCGCGTTCGGCCTGGGTCGATTTGCGCCGATACACGAGCAGAATAGCGATGGAGACGAGAACGAGCAAAACACCTCCGGCCGTGATGCCGCCGATGGCTTCCGGCGGGAACGTGTACGGCTTAACCACTTCGTACTGCAGGTAGCCGATGGGGAAGCGAACATTCTGGCCGACGCGGACGACCACTAGCGGCAGACCCGATTCCGTCTTGATGCCAATCTCGTCCGTTCCCGTCGGCTGCACTTCGGGCGGGGTGCACACCAGTTGTGTGGCGGCCAAGGAGGTGACGTTGCACGAACGTGTCCCAATCGTCACGTTGACGTCCGTCTCGTCGCTGGCCAAATTCAAATTCTCGCCTTCGATGACCAACGTGTCACCTTTGTACAATTTGACGAGGCTGGCGCCGATAAATGCCGAATAACTCGGATCCTCCACGTATTGCAATTGCTGGAAATGTTTCTTGAGGTCGCGAACCGATTCGACATTGTCCATCAGGAAGCCGATGCGCAACGTGACGGAGCGCGGCACGTCGCGATGCGGACGAAGGCCAGCCCTTTTGCGCCGGGAAAGCGGCGACGAGGACGGCGCTGCCGTTAGGGCTGCCAGCTGCATCCGGCGGGCGTTAATCAGCGCCTCAAAGTCGACGGGCGGGGATGGGCACTCCAAGCACATCGACTCGACACTACCTGAATAGGCGCAAGAAAGCAATAAAGGAGAAAATCGCATTtgcatttttgattttttctcttcttttatcaACCTCATCATTATCGAGTTATGCAaacgaaatgaatttttttttaaaaagagaggAGAATGGTGGGCTGAAATGAAACAGAGAGCTGGCCtctgttcttttcttctttcaatggATCTAATTATTACTGATTcgaattttttgattttaaaacaattttgttttattttgtttagtttgttttgtttttcaattttgttttcttttaaaaattacaacttctcatttccttttttacgtACCGTGACGTTGGCAACGGTGATGCCGTCATCCATGTAAACAGCCATTTGAGGTTTCTGGATCGAATCGAGATTGGTGCCGTGCACCGAGAGAATCCGGCCGCCAGAGGCGAAGCTCCTCAACGGTTTGACCTCCATGATGGTGGGGTCTTTGGTGTAGCTGAACGGATTCTTGGCGAGAACGCGTTTGGCGTTGTCGATCGTCACAGTCAACTGGGCGATGGTGCGTGGACCGGCCGTGCGCGAGCTGGTGCACAGAAGCCGGGTGCCGGACGCGTGGCTGCTGTTCACCAAACAAGGCAATTCGTCGAGGAAGGCCGAGACGCTGCTGCCCATGTTCAGGTGGAATCCAGTGATGGACAACAACGTGCCGCCGCTCTGAGGTCCGAATGTTGGGAACACGCTGTGCAATTCCAAATCCTGCccattgcaaaacaaaaacaaatcacaaaTCACAAATAGAACGAAACAGCACGAAGGAAATGTGGGCCGACAGGAAATCGAGTGAACATTGCAACAATTgaaagataaacaaaaacaaacacgacCGAATGAACAATGGAAGAACGATGGAAAATCGAGGTCGGACTCGCATTGCGACTAGAAATCCGACTACAATGCGCGCCCGATTGGAGGTAACATTAGAGGTTAATGGCCGTCCGTATCGGATGCCATTACTCGAAAAAGTCCAACACCGAACACCCGTGCCCGTCGTTTACACGCACAAAAGGAGAGACTCGCCTCAAACGGAAACTCAAAATACGAACCTTGTAGGAAATACTTGACGGTCGACTCAGTGTAGCCGGCCGTATTGCCAATAATGACGGGTGCGTCGATTTCAGCTGGAGCTGGCCCAGTCCGGCAGATAATCTTGACCGAAACTTGATAATCGATCAGCTCGCAAGGTATATCGCCGATGCGAATTTTTCCTTTGACATCTTCCTCCTTCAGGCCGAGATTGCTGCCTTCAATCGTCACCAGAGTGCCACCTTCAATCGGCCCACTCAGCGGCTTGATCTGAAACAGCGATCCGATTCCAATTTTAATTGATTGAATGAAAGCCATTGAATGTATTTGGACGTACCACATCAATGCGGGGGCGAGGACATTCGGTTGCGGCCGTGAGCGGGCAGGCCTCGCTGTAAGCGCAGACGGAACCGCACCAGGCGCATCGATATTTTTTGGCGCGGGTGACGCACAGCGAACAGTCGGCATGATCGCGATGCGATCCCAGAATGTCGCATTTGTACAGCGTGACGGGCAGCGATCCGACGTAGTGATCGCCATTCCAGACGACCGACACCTGCGCTTCGTATTCACCGACATTGGCCTCGTACGAATACTGTCAAAACAACGGagcaaagaaatgaaatgagaAGCTGGAAATCAAGGCAAAATCCGCAGCGATGGACGGCTCATCTCATTGATATCATTCTCGTGTTTCTCAAAGCTGAGACGCATCTGGTTTCCTATCAAATAAATACAGCACCAATCAAACGTTGTTGCACAAAATGAAGGAACCAAATTTTAATGACAATTCTGGTATCctataaaacaaatataaaactattcaaaaattattgaaaaaaatgaaggtaccaaatttaaatgaaataattgctttcttcattttttcaagcCAAACGCCACCTATCAACAGAAAATCAAGCCTTTttaaacgccatctaacgacgggaaaaaagcctaaattgaattttattttatttcctgCGTAattaacaaccaaaaaaatcgCAAAAACATGACCAACCAGTCAGCCGTTATCTCAGCTTTGCAAAAACGTTAGTAAGGGAGCGGCAGCACGACAAACGAGAAAACGT
The DNA window shown above is from Daphnia magna isolate NIES linkage group LG9, ASM2063170v1.1, whole genome shotgun sequence and carries:
- the LOC116930426 gene encoding extensin-2-like; the protein is MNLCVLAQHSANYGAMLLLAVVSLMNEEAMGGPMGSSSSGYYTTPAPYYTTTYAAPTYYTTKTETPKYYTTKAAEYYTTASYYTTTYATPIYYTEAAKYYTTKAPEYYTTTYATPSYYAEARNYYAAPSYTTTTVAYYTSTEAAINYVAATCYTEASPSSYTEPTYYTEAPKYYFEPSFYSTAAPSYYVQSTYYTPTYAAPSYYTTKAAEYYTTTYAAPAYYTEAPKYYSAPSYYQTEAPKYYTTKAPEYTTTYMLRQATNTEAPKYYTTTYAAPVYYTEAPQYYTTTKAAEYYTTAVPEYYTKKAEYYTTTYVAPAYYTEPPKYF